The sequence ATAAGTACTCTTCGATTCTTTGGAATCGGCCGGCTTCTTCGCCGCTTCGGCTACGTTCTTCATGATTTCGGCCTTGGTGCGGACTACACCGGTGGAGCCGGTATAGATGAGATCGTCCGACCAGAAACGGTCGTGGGCGGCGGGAGTGTTCACGCCGGCAAGGAAGTCGCGGATGGTGCTTTCGAGTCGTTCCTTGGTGTTCTTGACCCGGAGCCCCGGTCCCTTGCCGGTGGGTTTCACTTGTCCGAATGCGACAGCAACCAGCAGCAACAAAACGATCACGACTCGTAGCTTCATCTGCGCTCCTTATGCTGGTGCTGCACGCCCTTAGCCCCGGCCACCACAAGATCGGTAGCAAGACCGGCAAAGAGCCCGTGTTCAATGATGCCTGCCCGTGCTCCCAGTTTGGCCGAAAGAGCCGCGGGATCCTGCATAGGACCGAAGTAAGCCTGGAAAATCATGTTGCCGGAATCGGTGGCGTAATCGGTACCGTCGCTGTTTTTGCGGATTTCGACACGAGCACCGAGTGACTCGACAAAGCGCTTCTGCGATTCCCAGCCAAAGCGCAGCACTTCAATCGGAAGGTAGAACCGGGTACCGAGACAATCGGAAATCTTATCTTCGTCGACAACGATTGCAAACCTGCGGCTCACCTGCGCAACGATCTTCTCGCGCAACAAGGCACCACCGCCGCCCTTGATCACATTCCATTCGGGGTCGACCTCATCGGCGCCGTCAATGGTGATATCAACGTCGCGGGGCAAAGTATCCTGCATCAGCGGGATGCCAAGCTGCACCGCCTCTTTGTGCGTCTGAATCGACGTAGCTATTCCGATGATGTTGCGCAACTCGCCAGTCCGGA is a genomic window of Terriglobales bacterium containing:
- a CDS encoding nuclear transport factor 2 family protein; protein product: MKLRVVIVLLLLVAVAFGQVKPTGKGPGLRVKNTKERLESTIRDFLAGVNTPAAHDRFWSDDLIYTGSTGVVRTKAEIMKNVAEAAKKPADSKESKSTYDAEDIVVHDYGDFAVVNFRLIHHTEQDGKPITANYRNTGTFRKIKGEWKVIAWQATKIEERK
- the rpiA gene encoding ribose-5-phosphate isomerase RpiA codes for the protein MDSRTQLKKQAGEFAAGFVESGMVVGLGTGSTAIHAVRKIGERIRTGELRNIIGIATSIQTHKEAVQLGIPLMQDTLPRDVDITIDGADEVDPEWNVIKGGGGALLREKIVAQVSRRFAIVVDEDKISDCLGTRFYLPIEVLRFGWESQKRFVESLGARVEIRKNSDGTDYATDSGNMIFQAYFGPMQDPAALSAKLGARAGIIEHGLFAGLATDLVVAGAKGVQHQHKERR